From the genome of Symphalangus syndactylus isolate Jambi chromosome 13, NHGRI_mSymSyn1-v2.1_pri, whole genome shotgun sequence:
GAGCCAATCTCTGGCAAGGCTGAGTGCCAGGCGGGGCCTAGGGACACAGGGTCTGTGCTTAAAGCTCCCGCCCATTGGAAATTTCTGacctccaaatatatatatatatatattttttttttttttttaatttaaaggggAAGTACACTGCACACCTTCCTCCACTGGGAGAAAGGGGGCCCAATCCCCAGctacccccccccccacacacacacacgtacacactgACTAAGGCACAGCGAGGGTGGGCAGGCATGCTTTGGCATGTGGCATGGACGGCTGCAAGGGGTGTGGATGTGGGAGCTCAGCACCTTTGGAGGTGGGTGgaggcaggaagagaaagaagtctcaGGGCTCCCAAGGACACAGGAGAAGGTGGTTGCAAAACAGGCAGATAAGAAAGCCAACAGGTAACCCagaaaagagataagaaaaaaagagtggaaaaagagaaacaggctgggtgcggcagctcacacctgtcctcccagttacttgggaggctgaggcaggagaatcgcttgaacccaggaggcaggggttgcagtgagtcgagatcgaaccactgcactgcagcctgggctacagagtgagactccatcttaaaaaaaaaaaaaagaaaaagaaaaagagaaacagctcAGGGGTGAAAACAGGATGTGGGCAACAGAACAACGCAGGAAGGAAACAgcaagaggaaagggaaggaagaagatgcATCCAAGAACTGGTTAGAGTGCAAGGaattgggaaggaaagaaaaaggtgggaggcaggggagacaggatgaggaaaacagaggaaagaaGTACTCCATAAAGAAAACtcgggcaagaagaacaaagaggTTGGAGAGGGAACGGGAGCCTCTTGGGAGAGTCTTAGACCTTGACAAAAACCAGGCGGGCAGAGTGCACCAGGTCAGCCACATACGCCAGTAGGTTGATGGCCGTCAGAATGGCCACAGCCAGTCGGCGGTCCCAGCCACACACGTAGTAGGCATGGCTACGGCTGCAGCTTACATCTCTCGAGCGCCGAGGCTGGCCGCCATACTTCTCATCGAACTGGTAGAGGGGCCAGAGAACAAGGGCAGTGGCATAGAGGAGGACAGACAGCAAGGCCAGCCCCGACAGGAAGCTGGGGAAGGGGATAGGTAGCACGTTGGTGCACTCTCCCAGGTTCAGCAGGATGGCGATGGCCGCTAGGATGAAGCAGATGGCGTACACCGCCACACACCACTCCAGGGCCGGCTGGTGCTGGTACAGGGAGGGGTCGCTGATAAACGCGAAGATGATGCAGGCCACGAAGGTCTCCAGCACCTTCAGCAGCCCTGGCACGGTGGCCATGTAGCCAGTGATCTCGCCGGGCCGGGCCCGGGTCCAGGCCACTTCGGTGGCGTAAGCCACACACGCGATGCAGGAGAAGAAGGTGGCGGCGATGGCGTGGTCCCGGGAACGGCCATGGGACAGGAACTGGACGTAGGTGGTGGGGTAGATGATGGAGGCCGAGAGGCAGAAGAGGGCCGCGTAGCAGGCGAAGGTGATGGGGAAGTTGCGCCAAGACAGGGGGAAGCGGGCCTGGAGCCCACACAGCTCCACGATGAGGATGATCAGGGTCACGGAGAAGCAGAAGCACCAGGTGAACATGGACCAGTTGCCCATGGACCCCGTCCAGGCGCCCACGCTAGCCACCAGCGAGAAGGCCACGCAGGTAGACACCAACTGCAGCAGGCGAAGGAGACCCAGGGGCTGTGTCAGGGCCCGAGGGGACCCCACGATCGTGGGGGACCCCAGGCCCGAAGACGACGTCGTGGTGGTTGTGACGGTAGTGCGGGTTACTGTCACTGGCATGGCTGCAAAAAGGGGAAAGACAGCGTCCTTCTACGGTCACAGACATAGGAATCCAGGTGCCTTGGCCATTAGGGGAAAGACAGTGTCCGTCTACGGTCACAGACATAGGAATCCAGGTGCCTTGGCCATTAGGGGAAAGACAGTGTCCGTCTACGGTCACAGACATAGGAATCCAGGTGCCTTGGCCATTAGGGGAAAGACAGTGTCCGTCTACGGTCACAGACGTAGGAATCCAGGTCCCTTGGCCATTGCCTCCCCCAGGGACAAATTAATATGAGCTCTAGTAGGGAGTTCCCAAGATGTGGggctttgggttttcttttctttcttttttttgagacaagagacttgctccgtggcccaggctggagtgcattggcacaatcttggctcacaaccTCCGCtactcaggttcaagtgattctcctgcctcagcctcccgagtagctgagattacaggcacgtgccaccacgcccagctgatttttatttttagtagagatggggtttcgccatgtaggccaggctagtctcgaactcctgacctcaggtgatccactggcctcggcctcccaaagtgctgggattacaggcgtgagccaccgcgcccagccttgggTTTTCAAATGGGGGACAGTCCTGGGCATACAGGGATGAGCCTGTCCCCTCCAGTTCAAGGCTCACTCCTCCCCTACCCGTATCAGAACCCAGGAGTCTAGGCACCTATTTTCCTCCTTCCCAagagattcttctctctttcggGACCTAACTACTGTACAACTACACTGTTTGCTTCCCACTCCAGATACCgtgcttccctctttccctccttcccccagggACTCAGTAGCTCAGCCATTTAGAAGTCTGTACTCTACGGCACCATCCCTCTGGCCAGGCATgggcgtggctcatgcctgtaatcccagcactccgggaggctgaggcaggtggactgtttgagcccaggagttggagaccagcctgggcaacctagggagacctcatttaccaaaaaaatttttacattagctgggtgtggtggtgtgtgcgtgtggtcccagctactcgggatgctgaggtgggaggattgcttgagcctgtgaggtcaaggctgcagtgagctgggatgcatcaatgcactccagcctgggaggcagagtgagaccctgactcaaaaaaaaaaatttttttaattacaaataggccgggtgcagtggctcacgcatataatcccagcactttggaggccaaggcgggtagatcacttgaggtcaggagttggagaccagcctggccaacatggcgacactcggtctctaccaaaaatgcaaaaattatctgggcatggaggcatgcacctacaatcccagctactcagaagactgaggcaggagaatcacttgaacctgggaggcagaaggtgcagtgagccaagattgcaccactgcactccagcctgagccacagagccacactccgcttcaaaaaaaataaaataatctgggtgcagtggctcatgcctgtaatcccagcactttgggaggccgaggctggcagatcacttatggccagaagttcaagaccagcctggccaacatggtgaaaccctgtctctactaaaaatacaaaaatcagctgggtgtggtggcgggcgcctgtgatcgcagctactcgggaggctgaggcaggagaattgcttgaaccccagaggtggaggttgcagtgagccaagattgtgccattgcactccagcccaggcgacatgagtgaaactccatctcaaaaaataaaataaaataataaaaataaataaaataaaataaataaaaaataaagcatcctccttctgcctcctgccacaATCCAAGTGTCAGGACAAAACGGCTGTCTTCCACAGGCtctgaaaaccccatctctcaacttccttttctttcagtATTCAGAGCTCTGCCCCCCAGACCCTGTGAGCAAACTTCCGTTTTCCATCGAACAGTGACCTAGACATTTGCAGCCTCTAAACGGCCCAACCTCCCCGGCTTCCATTCTCAGGGACCCACATCTAATAAGAGCTCCAACCTCCTGATAAAGGATATCTTCTCACAGAGATCCCAGCCGTGGAAAACCAAGAGACCTCCCCTCCCTTCTGGCAAGGAGCCTAAACTCTCAGCGGCCCCCTCCTCTCCCTACCCCCCACCTTGGAGATTAGCAGCCTTCACTCTCAGTCTAACTCTCACCTGAGATTTAGGACCGGAGTACTGCAACCCAAAAAAGCTGAGTTTCAGCCTTCCCCTCCACACTCCTGCATACTGCATCCATCTACCTCCACCTTCTCTCTCCAAAACCCAGCCAGCTGGTCCCCCAGCTTCTGGGAAACTCAGCTCCCCAGATTTCCAGTAGGAACCCCAAGCCCTTCCACTGAACTCTCTCTAGGCCTCACAATcctgttttttggttgttttttttttttacttttttttttttacacggagtcactctgtcacccaggctgcagcgcaatggtgcgatcttgactcactgcaacctccgcctcctggattcaagcgattcccctgcctcagcctcccgagtagctggggctacaggcgtgcaccaccacgctcggctaatttttgtatttttagtagagatgggttttcgccatgttggccaggctggtctcaaactcctgacctcaagtgatccgcccgccttggcctcccaaagtgctgggattacaggtgtgagcctgccCATCACAGTCCTGTTATAAGGGGTCAGACCTCTGGCCGTGGGCCCTTAGCCTGAAGGATCCCAGATGCCCCAGACTCCAGAAAACCAATTTGCTTCTTTAGTCCTTGCAAAACCTACAGCTTTCACCTCCTTGTCCTAATGGCCCCCAGGAATCAAGTGCCCGTCCTCTTAGAAACCAGGTGCCCAGTTCTTCCCTCAGGCTGTAAACTGTCTCATCGCAGCCACACTACTAAACCCAAGGCCTCTCCTAGCCACAGGAAAGTAACTTCCTCCTTTCGGCTTCAGGCACATTGCAGGGCAGCAGCACAGGCCTTAACCTCCTCCCGGCAGGCAGTCGCAGGACAGCAGCTCCCTGAGACAAGGGAGCCAGGGCCTGGACTCGCTTCTTCCTCAGATACCTCAGTGTCTGGGACCCTATTCCTTGGAGCCCAAGCTTCCTGGTCCTTCGCCCAGGCTCTAGGAGTCCAGGACTTAATccttcctccctcagacccaggagtccagacccccagcccctcctccctcagacccaggagtccagacccccagcccctcctccctcagacccaggagtccaggccccagcccctcctccctcagacccaggagtccagatccccagtccctcctccctcagacccaggagtccagacccccagcccctcctccctcagacccaggagtccagacccccagcccctcctccctcagacccaggagtccagatccccagtccctcctccctcagacccaggagtccagacccccagcccctcctccctcagacccaggagtccaggcctgcTGCCTACTCACCAGCGGTCTTAGCAGAGGAACCCACGGAGAAAGGTCCGGTGGTGGAGACGGATTAAGCCACACTTGGAACAGGCTGTAAGAGCACCTGAGGGGAGGTAGGCCGTTAACGTTCGTTTGGACAGGCTCCTCCCTCCAGGGATCTGCCGCCCAGCGGAGACAGGAACGTGGCGTGGAGCCCAGCAGGGCCCCGGCGGTGACCCCGGGTaagccccgccccccacccctcccGTTCAGTTAACTGTTTGGGCTGCGGCGGATGGAACCCAGCGAAAGTGCACGCCCCGCGGGCCGGCGTGGGCGCGTGTGATCTTAACCCCGCGGGGGCGGGGCTGCGGGCGGCAGTGGCTGGAGAACCCTGGGCGGCGGCTGCGGGGGCGGGCGGCCCAGCCACAGCCGGTGTCTCCGCACCTTATAAGGGCTTCGAGTCGGCCCAGGCATCTGGAATGTGTCAGGGACCAGGAGGCGGTGCCCGGACCCCCGCCCGCCTCCGGGGCTGCCCGCCCTCTCCCGGATTTCCGGGGGGTGGGGACCCCGACTCTCAGGTCTTAGGAGAGGGTTGGAGGTCCGCATTTCTGGATCCCTATAAACATAGGCTGAGAGCCCCCCAAGAGCATCTCTAAGACCGAAGTGGGCAGGCACCCGGGCCTCTGAGGGGCTCAGGCTCCAGGCCGAAAACTGCACGCGGTGCTGGAGTCAGGCCCGAGGCCC
Proteins encoded in this window:
- the MYADM gene encoding myeloid-associated differentiation marker yields the protein MPVTVTRTTVTTTTTSSSGLGSPTIVGSPRALTQPLGLLRLLQLVSTCVAFSLVASVGAWTGSMGNWSMFTWCFCFSVTLIILIVELCGLQARFPLSWRNFPITFACYAALFCLSASIIYPTTYVQFLSHGRSRDHAIAATFFSCIACVAYATEVAWTRARPGEITGYMATVPGLLKVLETFVACIIFAFISDPSLYQHQPALEWCVAVYAICFILAAIAILLNLGECTNVLPIPFPSFLSGLALLSVLLYATALVLWPLYQFDEKYGGQPRRSRDVSCSRSHAYYVCGWDRRLAVAILTAINLLAYVADLVHSARLVFVKV